ATCAAGACGCAAGATGGCGTGAATATTAATGCTATATTTATAAAACAACCGCCTCAGTTTCAGAGCTCTGTTCCAACCGTGTTGTTTTTTCATGGAAATGCGGGAAATGTTGGCCACAGACTAATTAACGCAAAGAGCTGGCATAATTACTGTGGTTGTAATGTGTTGTTGGTGGAGTACAGAGGATATGGAAAAAGTGAGGGCTCTCCCAGTGAATATGGTAAGGGAGTTGATAATGTGTATCTACCGctgttaagagtttctaaagctgatgtttagCCCTCTGCTCTGATTAAGGCCTAATGCTGGATATGTCgtctttagaaactctttacagtggctaatacaatatcaaagaatttaaaaaaaaaccaaacatttcatAGTACCCCCACTGATGCaacactacagtttctttagaatcttactccatttaaccttttacaccttaatatcagtatccatattctctcAATAATCTTCACACATTTCCTCTGCGCCACCAAGGAGAAGtacttctttttttaagttgtaGTTTCATGAGACACATGTGTGTGTATTTCCTTTGATGGGTTGATTTTCCATGtgtttacccgcgggtaatctgttgattttgcattaaacgcgcgccactgcgggtaatagggaggtgcgggttatgtgacaattttaaaatctagtggtagttgaattgaaaaaaattattatttgggcatgggccgctagtgtttttactgtataatcttatcaataacgtacatgctaatattgacacagaattgtgcacgcgcctgaatttctttgacctttaaactcgacaaagacgctttcaagttttcgaaagttggatcagacaacttttaaaagactgaaatgtatcaccctaatgtcacgttttcgccaccaaaaagttgaataacataacgtgcgggttatccaccagtgcgggtaatctgttgacttttttttcgccgtatgcaataatcggccagtgcgggtaatcggctgtgcgggtaaacgaccggaaattacggtaacaGTTTACTGTTTTACAAGCACAAGTGATCTTTAACTCCTTCACTTGcagatctcatcagtaattctccttaccgtcttccatacaattcttctcatgttacttcagagaatttgcTATTGGGTCAGCAAATAATCCCCTTAATTGATGTTCATcgttattctcattacttgtctgcttaatattgtattgatgttgtaaggagaaattctgcctccatcactcatgggagctaattaaagggttaaatgctgTGTGTCATTCTTTTTTCATCGCAGGGTTTGAGTTGGATTCAGAAGCTGCCTTTTCTTATCTGTTGTCGCGGACTGATATAGACACAAATAAGATTGTTATATTTGGACGTTCATTGGGTGGGGCTGTGGCTATTGCTCTAGCgtcaaatgaactttatttgGACAAAGCATTTGCTTTGATTGTGGAGAACACTTTTACAAGTATTCCAGGCATGGCAAATCAACTTGTTAATGGCCTTGGTAAACTACCTTACTTCTGTTTTAGaaacaaggtaatttaaaaaatggtttttagCCAAGGAGTAACAACCTTTGTTATATCTCTTAGTTAGAATGtgtgctatgattggtcaacTGAGCAGGCCATATTTCACTGCATTCCTTATTTACCTTTTAATtcctaagatctgattattaattctcccttctggctgccacacatttctctataaattagttacaagaatttggtgtttgatcaggGTAACAACTtctccctgataagtttgagtattcttataaCTTGTTTTGCTGGgaaatgtttggaaattatagggagaagttacatgtcaatcccttctgggatttaaagggttaaagtctGTTTGAAGTGAAATCTTAcccctctatttgaacccagagacATAACAAATATATTACCAAACTCATGTTCTCAGTTTCTACCTAATTTTTTCCCTCAGATTTATAGCCCAGGCACTTCATGCATGGTCCTTAGCTCTGACCAAGAGTAAATGCTTGAAATGTTAACCAAACTGAATTATCATGCAATAACCCTACAGATAAAGCACCAGAATTTCCTTCAacgtttatttaatttttatactGTTTGACATTTATGCCTTACAGTTTGATTCCTTGAAGAAGATCCGTAAGTCAAAAGTTCCAACCCTTTTTCTGTCTGGATTGGCTGATCAACTTATCCCTCCAAGAATGATGACAAGCCTTTACAAGGTTTGTTTTGATCAACCATGATCTTCTCTTCACAGTACCCGTAACAGTCTTTGTCATAAAATTGCAAGAAAGTCAAACATGTTTCTAAAAGTTTACAGGACACACAAAAGAGTTGTGATTTTTTGTAGCTTTTTTGAAGTGGAATTAGATTTCAACTAAACATTTTGTTATACTTTAACAGACATCAGGATCCTGTCTTAAGAAAATGGAATGCTTTGATCGTGGAACACACAATGAAACATGGCAGTGTTATGGGTACTTTGATGGAATTGCAAGATTCTTATGTGAGGTACTTGCTTGCAGACAATTACCATAACATAATCTTATTTTTTAGCTGACACGCTTTTCAATATAAGTTGGAAGAGAACCCACATCAAAGGATGCAAATGGAATAGAATGATTTTGTTCAAGACTGGCTGTTCTTGTTCCTCTGTTTAGATGGTGATTTGCTCGCATAGTGCTTTGCTGATCTAGCAGTGCGCAATATGCATAGTGCATTATTTACTGGGTGGAAGGTCAATACGGGACTAACATTTTTGTTTGCATCAACTTCTCATACATGTGTCATGTCAATTATTGCACTGCCTCTCTCTGGAACTGACAAAACTACCATGGGTATGGGGGTGCAGCAATAAAATCTCCTCTCATGTGAGGGATGGGGGCTCAATAATTTAGCCCCTCTCTAGTACCGTGAGTGAAAATGTCAGAGACAACTCAGGGATTCACAAAAAgggcaaataaaaataaaattttcaaataatccAGCTAAGAAGTGGATTGGGCACTCCTATTTCTACTTTTGAtttagttttaataatttttgttgCACACactgaatatttctttttaaattcattcagGTCCATCAAGCTAGGGAAGCTGGTGTGATTGGACCACCAATTTTAAATGAGAACTCCAATGGCCTTGGAGGCTCCTCCACCTCAGCTGTTCTCAATGTACACAGCCACACTGA
The sequence above is a segment of the Pocillopora verrucosa isolate sample1 chromosome 5, ASM3666991v2, whole genome shotgun sequence genome. Coding sequences within it:
- the LOC131772751 gene encoding protein ABHD13 — encoded protein: MSEADSTMPRTKKSIEHTGFKTIESIGKLVLHLILRFWRACSAAMLTLLLLYWLYGGVVSFLLLTAAVFGALYHYQDTLLYFPEQPVTARVYVQNPAILGLPFENLFIKTQDGVNINAIFIKQPPQFQSSVPTVLFFHGNAGNVGHRLINAKSWHNYCGCNVLLVEYRGYGKSEGSPSEYGFELDSEAAFSYLLSRTDIDTNKIVIFGRSLGGAVAIALASNELYLDKAFALIVENTFTSIPGMANQLVNGLGKLPYFCFRNKFDSLKKIRKSKVPTLFLSGLADQLIPPRMMTSLYKTSGSCLKKMECFDRGTHNETWQCYGYFDGIARFLCEVHQAREAGVIGPPILNENSNGLGGSSTSAVLNVHSHTEDI